One segment of Synechococcus sp. MU1617 DNA contains the following:
- a CDS encoding redox protein — translation MFELLAYERFRDTPSVRFFDVTVDTSNARDLVIHSGPAVSPPNDPESGAWQFYLHPHQEDNLLAASGGRTFFLVNLAWEKPFHIVRLESGGDILRIPPGTFHRSISDPDGSVVLNQAVREEGASLVQEFRVYNSAEIPALMAATLSSAPKPQLHGVEPLLQAA, via the coding sequence ATGTTTGAACTGCTGGCCTACGAGCGCTTTCGCGACACCCCGTCGGTTCGTTTTTTCGACGTCACCGTGGACACCTCGAATGCGCGCGACCTGGTGATTCACAGCGGCCCGGCGGTGTCGCCCCCCAATGATCCTGAGAGCGGAGCCTGGCAGTTTTATCTGCATCCCCATCAGGAAGACAATCTGCTTGCGGCCAGTGGCGGCAGAACCTTCTTCTTGGTGAACCTGGCATGGGAAAAGCCATTCCACATCGTTCGGCTCGAGAGCGGTGGTGACATCCTTCGTATCCCCCCCGGCACCTTCCACCGCTCGATCTCCGATCCCGATGGTTCCGTCGTTTTGAACCAGGCGGTTCGTGAGGAAGGCGCTTCTCTGGTGCAGGAATTTCGCGTCTACAACAGCGCTGAGATTCCGGCCTTGATGGCAGCCACCCTGAGCTCGGCTCCGAAGCCCCAGTTGCATGGGGTGGAACCTCTGCTTCAGGCGGCCTGA
- a CDS encoding NarK family nitrate/nitrite MFS transporter, with amino-acid sequence MLGDLWSFQGRYRTLHLTWIAFFLTFVVWFNLAPLATTVKADLGLTVGQIRTVAICNVALTIPARVLIGMLLDKFGPRITYSSILVFSAIPCLLFASAQDFNQLVVARLLLSIVGAGFVIGIRMVAEWFPPKEIGLAEGIYGGWGNFGSAFSALTMVALAGFLSFSGGFELPTGAVLNWRGAIALTGIVSAAYGFFYFFNVTDTPPGKTYQRPAKTAGLEVTSMRDFWGLLGMNVPFAAILCVLCWRLSKVGFLTAATYPLALGAVAVWFAFQTWGIIRTNRDLILGNKVYPKEDRYEFRQVAILELTYIVNFGSELAVVSMLPTFFETTFDLPKATAGILASCFAFVNLVARPAGGLISDRVGSRKNTMGFLTAGLGVGYLVMSMIKPGTFTGTTGIAVAVVITMLASFFVQSGEGATFALVPLVKRRVTGQVAGLVGAYGNVGAVTYLTIFSLLPMWMGGGGEPTPEVIAASNSAFFQILGVAGLIVAFFCFFFLKEPKGSFADLHEGETA; translated from the coding sequence ATGCTTGGCGACCTTTGGTCGTTCCAGGGCAGGTACCGAACCCTTCACCTGACCTGGATCGCCTTCTTCCTGACCTTCGTGGTCTGGTTCAACCTGGCCCCTCTGGCCACCACCGTGAAAGCGGACCTGGGACTGACCGTTGGTCAGATCCGCACCGTGGCCATCTGCAACGTGGCCCTCACCATTCCGGCGCGCGTGCTGATCGGCATGCTGCTGGACAAATTCGGACCCCGGATCACCTACTCATCGATTCTGGTGTTCTCGGCGATTCCCTGCCTGCTGTTTGCCTCCGCTCAGGACTTCAACCAGCTGGTGGTGGCCCGTCTGCTGCTCTCCATCGTTGGCGCCGGCTTCGTGATCGGCATCCGCATGGTGGCCGAGTGGTTCCCGCCCAAGGAAATCGGCCTGGCTGAAGGGATCTACGGCGGCTGGGGCAACTTCGGCTCCGCCTTCTCAGCTCTCACCATGGTGGCCCTCGCTGGCTTCCTCTCCTTCTCAGGTGGCTTCGAACTGCCCACCGGCGCCGTACTGAACTGGCGCGGTGCCATCGCTCTGACCGGCATCGTCTCAGCTGCCTACGGCTTCTTCTACTTCTTCAACGTCACCGACACCCCCCCCGGCAAGACGTATCAACGCCCTGCCAAGACCGCAGGTCTGGAAGTCACCTCCATGCGCGACTTCTGGGGTCTGCTGGGCATGAACGTGCCCTTCGCAGCCATTCTCTGCGTGCTCTGCTGGCGCCTCTCCAAGGTTGGCTTCCTCACCGCTGCCACCTATCCCCTGGCCCTCGGTGCCGTCGCCGTCTGGTTTGCCTTCCAAACCTGGGGAATCATCCGCACCAACCGCGACCTGATCCTCGGCAACAAGGTCTACCCCAAGGAAGACCGCTACGAGTTCCGCCAGGTGGCGATCCTCGAGCTCACCTACATCGTGAACTTCGGCTCCGAACTGGCCGTGGTTTCGATGCTTCCCACCTTCTTTGAAACCACCTTCGACCTGCCGAAGGCCACCGCCGGAATCCTGGCGTCCTGCTTCGCTTTTGTGAACCTGGTCGCCCGCCCTGCCGGTGGTCTGATCTCCGACCGCGTCGGCAGCCGCAAGAACACCATGGGCTTCCTCACGGCCGGTCTCGGCGTGGGCTACCTGGTGATGAGCATGATCAAGCCGGGCACCTTCACCGGCACCACCGGCATTGCCGTTGCCGTGGTGATCACCATGCTGGCCTCCTTCTTCGTGCAGTCCGGTGAAGGCGCCACCTTCGCGCTGGTGCCCCTGGTCAAACGTCGCGTCACCGGTCAGGTGGCCGGCCTGGTGGGTGCCTACGGCAACGTTGGCGCTGTGACTTACCTGACCATCTTCAGCCTCCTGCCGATGTGGATGGGCGGCGGCGGCGAACCCACCCCCGAGGTGATCGCGGCTTCCAACAGTGCCTTCTTCCAGATCCTGGGCGTGGCTGGTCTGATCGTTGCCTTCTTCTGCTTCTTCTTCCTGAAGGAGCCCAAGGGGTCCTTTGCAGATCTGCACGAAGGCGAAACCGCCTGA
- a CDS encoding GTP 3',8-cyclase MoaA: protein MSTPLPLADRFNRPIGVLRLSLTARCNLACPYCCPDVEEPPGLLTLEQQLRVIRVAARLGAQTLRLTGGEPLLSRRLLPLLEAVAQARRDCSDPIAGLQSVALTSNGVLLSETMARALRAAGLDRITISLDAAEGEAAARMAGLQGGAVAGDRLVRQVQDGIAAARAAGFDPSFGELKLNAVIQRGINDDQLLPLAGLARLQGMELRLIEYMDVGNRNQWTLDQVLPASQMLERIHARWPLEPMGRPRGGTARRWSYGDGAGSIGVIASISEPFCGDCNRLRVTADGQAFTCLFSADGTDLKPALASELQLEQAMRQLWQRRQDRYSEERDPAAGASTHAEMAYLGG from the coding sequence ATGAGCACTCCGCTGCCGCTCGCAGATCGTTTCAACCGGCCCATCGGGGTGTTGCGGCTGTCGCTCACGGCCCGTTGCAATCTCGCCTGTCCGTACTGCTGTCCGGATGTGGAGGAGCCCCCTGGTCTGCTCACGCTTGAGCAGCAGCTGCGCGTCATTCGTGTGGCCGCGCGCCTGGGGGCACAGACACTGCGGCTCACCGGTGGAGAGCCGTTGTTGAGCCGGCGCTTGTTGCCTTTGCTGGAGGCGGTGGCGCAGGCCCGGCGGGATTGTTCGGATCCGATCGCCGGTCTTCAGTCGGTGGCGCTCACCAGCAACGGGGTGTTGTTATCGGAAACGATGGCGCGGGCGTTGCGTGCCGCAGGGCTGGATCGCATCACCATCAGCCTCGATGCAGCGGAAGGGGAGGCAGCGGCGCGCATGGCTGGTCTGCAGGGTGGCGCCGTGGCTGGGGACCGCCTGGTGCGCCAAGTGCAGGACGGCATCGCGGCGGCACGGGCCGCTGGTTTTGACCCCTCCTTCGGTGAGCTCAAGCTCAATGCTGTGATCCAACGGGGGATCAATGACGATCAGCTGCTGCCCTTGGCCGGTTTGGCGCGGCTGCAGGGGATGGAGCTGCGCTTGATCGAATACATGGATGTGGGCAATCGCAACCAGTGGACGCTGGACCAGGTGCTGCCGGCGTCGCAGATGCTGGAGCGTATTCATGCCCGTTGGCCCCTTGAACCTATGGGTCGTCCGCGGGGTGGGACGGCCCGACGTTGGAGCTATGGCGATGGCGCAGGATCCATCGGTGTGATCGCCTCGATCAGTGAGCCGTTCTGCGGCGATTGCAACAGGTTGCGTGTCACCGCCGATGGGCAGGCGTTCACCTGTTTGTTCTCGGCTGATGGCACGGATCTCAAGCCCGCGCTTGCGTCGGAGCTTCAGCTTGAGCAGGCCATGCGCCAGCTCTGGCAGCGGCGCCAAGACCGCTACAGCGAGGAGCGTGATCCAGCCGCCGGTGCTTCAACTCATGCGGAAATGGCGTACCTGGGGGGCTGA
- a CDS encoding transglutaminase family protein: protein MRALIVHRLTYRYDAAVVLGEHRLCLRPRGQGFQTLLEHQLSVLPEPEQRRELVAASGDEIQRLRFLGSTDELVFEARSLVETRPAPPLESCFNGLEPPLPYPQGQLNSDLQGALEGWLPNGQHEPAAIDLTQEALMGSNQQTLAFLKQLIELIQERVKYTQRHVGPAWPAGRTLRERIGSCRDLAMLMVACCRVVGLPARFVSGYQLQQPPPKDYDLHAWAEVYLPGAGWRGFDPSAGMEVNDRYVVLATSSKPELTAAVSGSFSGPLGTSSELNWQIQINEEKSGTKPPSRNLVQAA from the coding sequence ATGCGCGCTCTCATCGTTCACCGCCTGACGTATCGGTATGACGCCGCGGTTGTCCTGGGGGAGCACCGCCTCTGCCTGAGGCCTCGCGGGCAGGGGTTCCAGACCCTGCTGGAGCATCAACTCAGCGTGCTGCCTGAACCGGAACAACGTCGGGAACTAGTGGCCGCCAGCGGCGACGAAATCCAACGGCTCCGTTTTCTCGGCAGTACCGATGAACTCGTCTTTGAGGCTCGCAGCTTGGTGGAGACCCGACCGGCACCTCCGCTAGAGAGCTGCTTCAACGGACTCGAACCACCCTTGCCATACCCGCAAGGCCAGCTCAACAGCGATCTGCAGGGGGCCTTGGAAGGCTGGTTGCCCAATGGCCAGCACGAACCTGCGGCCATCGATCTAACTCAAGAAGCCCTGATGGGCAGCAACCAGCAGACCCTGGCCTTTCTGAAGCAACTCATTGAACTGATTCAAGAGCGGGTGAAATACACCCAACGCCATGTGGGGCCGGCCTGGCCCGCGGGCCGAACCCTGCGCGAGCGGATCGGCTCCTGCCGTGATCTGGCGATGCTGATGGTGGCCTGCTGCCGCGTGGTGGGTCTTCCCGCCCGCTTCGTGAGCGGCTATCAACTGCAGCAACCTCCACCGAAGGACTACGACCTGCATGCCTGGGCGGAGGTCTACCTGCCCGGAGCGGGATGGCGCGGCTTTGACCCCAGTGCCGGGATGGAAGTCAACGATCGCTATGTGGTGCTGGCCACCTCATCCAAGCCGGAACTCACCGCAGCCGTGAGCGGCAGCTTCAGTGGTCCCCTCGGAACAAGCAGTGAACTGAATTGGCAAATTCAGATCAATGAAGAAAAATCCGGAACGAAACCCCCCTCACGCAACCTGGTTCAGGCCGCCTGA
- a CDS encoding molybdenum cofactor guanylyltransferase — protein MRVCLLSGGSSRRMGRDKALLPHPSGGVWLTALVDQLLPLGHPVQVLSRHAAHAELLAHRPGCSVLLELPPWNGPLQALAKVLSPMPGEALLVLPVDMPLLRTAVVQQLIAAWNRAPEQASVAHDGQRLQPLLAVIPSGSPFRSCLDQQLQRGELRWMDWLTRVPHQTVRLPAEALLNANCPADLAALEE, from the coding sequence TTGCGCGTTTGTTTGCTCAGTGGCGGAAGCAGCCGTCGCATGGGGCGTGACAAGGCGCTGTTGCCGCATCCCTCTGGCGGTGTCTGGCTCACGGCCCTGGTCGACCAGCTGCTGCCCCTCGGCCATCCGGTGCAGGTGTTGAGTCGCCATGCCGCGCACGCAGAGCTGCTGGCCCACCGGCCCGGATGTTCCGTGCTGCTGGAGCTCCCTCCCTGGAATGGCCCCTTGCAGGCGTTGGCCAAGGTGCTGTCTCCGATGCCCGGCGAGGCCTTGCTGGTGCTGCCGGTGGACATGCCGCTTTTGCGCACCGCCGTTGTCCAGCAGCTCATCGCAGCCTGGAATCGTGCCCCGGAGCAAGCATCGGTGGCCCATGACGGGCAGCGGCTGCAGCCCTTGCTGGCGGTGATCCCCTCAGGTTCTCCCTTCCGCTCCTGCCTCGATCAGCAACTCCAACGCGGAGAGTTGCGCTGGATGGACTGGTTGACCCGCGTTCCCCATCAGACGGTGCGCTTGCCTGCAGAAGCTTTGTTGAATGCCAACTGCCCTGCAGATCTGGCAGCGTTGGAGGAATGA